From Pseudonocardia autotrophica, one genomic window encodes:
- a CDS encoding CmcJ/NvfI family oxidoreductase → MPGDRTTAADLSYLAPDSTVLRRFTAPGASVNTGRYETHRVTVRDGRATDEAFDVDVHGFTLARHRSAVTDFTDPEQVQRIYRSEVTDLVQELLGADAVVSRGGVLRRSADPGSSGSQPQAGLVHCDYAPEGAPRAAAAAYAEAFPDGPGYRRAVATSTWRVFSPPPQDWPLALCDFRSVADTDGLPNTLYFVDELPADPFGPVDGLEPVTHGSEFHRNPDHRWWYFPGMDSDEVLFFKFHDSDRSRAWRVPHSAFHDPAAGATGPRHSIEFRTFAYWH, encoded by the coding sequence GTGCCCGGTGATCGGACGACCGCTGCGGACCTGAGCTACCTGGCACCGGACTCGACGGTGCTGCGTCGCTTCACCGCGCCCGGCGCGAGCGTCAACACCGGCCGGTACGAGACCCACCGGGTGACCGTGCGGGACGGGCGAGCCACCGACGAGGCCTTCGACGTCGACGTGCACGGCTTCACCCTCGCCCGGCACCGCAGCGCGGTCACCGACTTCACCGATCCCGAGCAGGTCCAGCGGATCTACCGGAGCGAGGTGACCGATCTCGTGCAGGAGCTGCTCGGTGCCGACGCCGTGGTGTCCCGGGGCGGCGTGCTGCGCCGCTCGGCCGATCCCGGGAGCTCCGGCTCGCAGCCGCAGGCCGGGCTGGTGCACTGCGACTACGCACCGGAGGGCGCGCCCCGCGCGGCCGCGGCCGCCTACGCCGAGGCGTTCCCGGACGGCCCGGGATACCGCCGGGCGGTCGCGACGAGCACCTGGCGGGTGTTCAGCCCACCGCCGCAGGACTGGCCGCTGGCGCTGTGCGACTTCCGCAGCGTCGCCGACACCGACGGGCTCCCGAACACGCTGTACTTCGTCGACGAGCTGCCCGCCGACCCGTTCGGCCCGGTCGACGGGCTCGAACCGGTCACCCACGGCTCGGAGTTCCACCGGAACCCGGACCACCGCTGGTGGTACTTCCCCGGCATGGACTCCGACGAGGTCCTGTTCTTCAAGTTCCACGACTCCGACCGGTCCCGCGCCTGGCGGGTGCCGCACTCGGCGTTCCACGATCCGGCGGCGGGCGCCACCGGTCCGCGGCACTCGATCGAGTTCCGGACCTTCGCCTACTGGCACTGA
- a CDS encoding VOC family protein has protein sequence MSSTEAGTGVPALDAERDRIRRTHLKPTGERPSSTARGLHHTALVSSDVERTVRFYQDVLGFPLTELIENRDYPGSSHFFFDIGNGNLLAFFDFPGLDVGPYAEVLGGLHHIAISVEPQRWEALVASLTAAGVEHEVHSGVSVYFRDPDGARIELIADPLGEMYGEHVL, from the coding sequence ATGAGCTCCACCGAAGCCGGCACCGGCGTCCCGGCCCTCGACGCCGAGCGCGACCGGATCCGCCGGACGCACCTGAAGCCCACCGGCGAGCGGCCGTCGTCGACCGCCCGCGGGCTGCACCACACCGCGCTGGTCAGCTCGGACGTCGAGCGGACCGTGCGCTTCTACCAGGACGTGCTCGGGTTCCCGCTGACCGAGCTGATCGAGAACCGGGACTACCCGGGCTCGTCGCACTTCTTCTTCGACATCGGCAACGGGAACCTGCTCGCGTTCTTCGACTTCCCGGGGCTCGACGTGGGCCCGTACGCCGAGGTGCTCGGCGGGCTGCACCACATCGCGATCAGCGTCGAGCCGCAGCGGTGGGAGGCGCTCGTCGCGAGCCTGACCGCCGCCGGCGTCGAGCACGAGGTGCACTCCGGGGTCTCGGTCTACTTCCGCGATCCCGACGGTGCCCGGATCGAGCTGATCGCCGACCCGCTCGGCGAGATGTACGGCGAGCACGTTCTTTAG
- a CDS encoding LLM class flavin-dependent oxidoreductase, which translates to MQFGIFSVSDITTDPTTGRTPTEAQRISDVIAIARKAEEVGLDVFALGEHHNPPFFSSSPTTTLGYIAALTERLQLSTATTLITTNDPVKIAEDYAMLQHLSGGRIDLTLGRGNTGPVYPWFGQDIRQGMNLAIENYALLRRLWDTEVVDWEGRFRTPLQGFTSTPRPLDDVAPFVWHGSIRSPEIAEQAAFYGDGFFHNHIFWPASHTKRMVEFYRKRWEHHGHGLAEKAIVGLGGQVFMRSNSQDAVREFRPYFDNAPVYGHGPSLEDFTRETPLTVGSPQQVIDRTLGFRDYVGDYQRQLFLIDHAGLPLKTVLEQLDILGEEVVPVLRKEFAALRGPGVPDAPTHATLVAAKAAGTQDKETEAA; encoded by the coding sequence GTGCAGTTCGGAATCTTCTCGGTCAGCGACATCACGACCGACCCGACCACGGGCCGGACGCCGACCGAAGCGCAGCGGATCTCCGACGTCATCGCCATCGCACGCAAGGCCGAAGAGGTCGGGCTGGACGTGTTCGCGCTCGGCGAGCACCACAACCCGCCGTTCTTCTCGTCCTCGCCGACGACGACGCTGGGCTACATCGCGGCGCTGACCGAGCGGCTCCAGCTGTCCACCGCGACCACGCTGATCACCACGAACGACCCGGTGAAGATCGCCGAGGACTACGCGATGCTGCAGCACCTGTCCGGTGGGCGGATCGATCTGACGCTCGGCCGCGGCAACACCGGCCCGGTGTACCCGTGGTTCGGCCAGGACATCCGGCAGGGGATGAACCTCGCCATCGAGAACTACGCGCTGCTGCGCAGGCTCTGGGACACCGAGGTGGTCGACTGGGAGGGGCGCTTCCGCACCCCGCTGCAGGGGTTCACCTCGACCCCGCGCCCGCTCGACGACGTCGCGCCGTTCGTCTGGCACGGCTCGATCCGCAGCCCGGAGATCGCGGAGCAGGCCGCCTTCTACGGCGACGGCTTCTTCCACAACCACATCTTCTGGCCGGCGTCGCACACCAAGCGGATGGTCGAGTTCTACCGCAAGCGCTGGGAGCACCACGGCCACGGCCTGGCCGAGAAGGCGATCGTCGGGCTCGGCGGTCAGGTGTTCATGCGGTCCAACTCGCAGGACGCGGTGCGCGAGTTCCGGCCCTACTTCGACAACGCGCCGGTCTACGGGCACGGGCCGTCGCTGGAGGACTTCACCCGGGAGACCCCGCTGACCGTCGGCAGCCCGCAGCAGGTCATCGACCGGACCCTCGGGTTCCGCGACTACGTCGGTGACTACCAGCGCCAGCTGTTCCTGATCGACCACGCCGGCCTGCCGCTGAAGACCGTGCTGGAGCAGCTGGACATCCTCGGTGAGGAGGTCGTGCCGGTGCTGCGCAAGGAGTTCGCGGCGCTGCGCGGGCCCGGCGTGCCGGACGCGCCGACGCACGCCACGCTGGTCGCGGCGAAGGCCGCGGGCACCCAGGACAAGGAGACGGAGGCCGCCTGA
- a CDS encoding MarR family winged helix-turn-helix transcriptional regulator, which translates to MTRWLDDREQAAWRGYLRMQARLQAELHRRLQAESGLSIADFDVLVALTDRPDERVRVLELASSLEWEKSRLSHHLARMQRRGLITREECDDDGRGNFVVLTEQGRAAIEEAAPGHVESVRELVFDILTDDDVDALARIAGTVGAQLDRARSDRAQPDRARR; encoded by the coding sequence GTGACACGGTGGCTGGACGACCGCGAGCAGGCGGCGTGGCGGGGGTACCTGCGGATGCAGGCGAGATTGCAGGCCGAGCTGCACCGCAGGCTGCAGGCCGAGTCGGGGCTCTCGATCGCGGACTTCGACGTGCTGGTGGCGCTCACCGACCGGCCGGACGAGCGGGTCCGGGTACTGGAGCTGGCGAGCTCGCTGGAGTGGGAGAAGAGCAGGCTGTCCCATCACCTGGCGCGGATGCAGCGGCGCGGGCTGATCACCCGCGAGGAGTGCGACGACGACGGCCGCGGCAACTTCGTCGTACTCACCGAGCAGGGGCGGGCCGCCATCGAGGAGGCCGCACCCGGTCACGTGGAATCGGTCCGCGAGCTGGTCTTCGACATCCTCACCGACGACGACGTGGACGCACTCGCCCGGATCGCCGGCACCGTCGGAGCACAGCTGGACCGGGCACGATCGGACCGGGCGCAACCGGACCGGGCGCGGCGCTGA
- a CDS encoding DedA family protein, translating into MIGLSDTVAALLAAIPAAPIRSLLVIGLGAFLEGPVVTVAAAALAGAGQLPWWGVWLAAVVADVVGDTLLYALGRHGDRPAVARVLVRLGLTDARREALTREVHTHLPRIVIGAKLVDIGAIPAYLAAGLANVGYQRFLSWVIPATAVRAAVLVGIGYAAGDRLAADLESRPWLLLVAGIAVGVALVLGRLVIVRATAGRRRVHAR; encoded by the coding sequence GTGATCGGACTGTCGGACACCGTGGCCGCGTTGCTGGCCGCGATTCCGGCTGCGCCGATCCGGTCGCTCCTCGTGATCGGCCTCGGAGCGTTCCTCGAGGGTCCGGTGGTCACCGTCGCCGCGGCCGCGCTGGCCGGGGCCGGGCAGCTGCCCTGGTGGGGAGTCTGGCTGGCAGCGGTGGTCGCGGACGTCGTCGGCGACACCCTGCTCTACGCACTCGGCAGGCACGGCGACCGGCCGGCCGTCGCGCGGGTGCTGGTCCGGCTCGGGCTGACCGACGCCCGCCGCGAGGCCCTCACCCGCGAGGTGCACACGCACCTGCCCCGGATCGTGATCGGGGCCAAGCTCGTCGACATCGGCGCGATCCCCGCCTATCTCGCTGCCGGCCTGGCGAACGTCGGCTACCAGCGCTTCCTGTCCTGGGTGATCCCGGCGACCGCGGTGCGGGCCGCGGTGCTCGTCGGCATCGGGTACGCGGCGGGCGACCGGCTCGCCGCCGACCTGGAGAGCCGGCCGTGGCTGCTGCTCGTCGCCGGGATCGCGGTCGGGGTGGCACTCGTGCTGGGCAGGCTGGTGATCGTCCGGGCCACCGCCGGCCGCCGGCG